One Kitasatospora sp. NBC_01266 genomic window carries:
- a CDS encoding aldo/keto reductase: MTAISTRKLGRTGPTTSALGLGAMGMSDLYGPADEAESIATIHAALDAGVTLIDTGDFYGMGHNELLIHDALRGRDRESVQLSVKFGAQRGPDGSWLGYDASPAGTKTALAYTLRRLRTDYIDVYRPARLDPNVPVEETVGAIADLVKAGYVRHIGLSEVGAATLRRATAVHPISDLQIEYSLLSRGPEAEVLPVARELGIGVTAYGVLSRGLLGGHWTPQRELAGTDFRGFSPRFQGENLTHNLSLVEALRAIAEAKGATVAQVAIAWVAGRGEDIVPLVGARRRERLSEALGALDLHLDAADLAAIEAAVPAGAAAGERYAAAQMAHLDSEQSAHSAPREH, from the coding sequence ATGACCGCCATCAGCACCCGCAAGCTCGGCCGCACCGGCCCCACCACCTCCGCCCTCGGCCTGGGCGCGATGGGCATGTCCGACCTCTACGGCCCGGCCGACGAGGCCGAGAGCATCGCGACCATCCACGCCGCCCTGGACGCCGGGGTCACCCTGATCGACACCGGCGACTTCTACGGCATGGGCCACAACGAACTGCTGATCCACGACGCGCTGCGCGGCCGCGACCGCGAGTCCGTCCAGCTCAGCGTGAAGTTCGGCGCCCAGCGCGGCCCGGACGGCTCCTGGCTCGGCTACGACGCCAGCCCCGCCGGCACCAAGACCGCCCTCGCCTACACGCTGCGCCGCCTGCGCACCGACTACATCGACGTCTACCGCCCGGCCCGGCTCGACCCGAACGTCCCGGTCGAGGAGACCGTGGGTGCCATCGCCGACCTGGTGAAGGCCGGCTACGTGCGCCACATCGGCCTCTCCGAGGTCGGCGCCGCCACCCTGCGCCGGGCCACCGCGGTGCACCCGATCAGCGACCTGCAGATCGAGTACTCGCTGCTCTCCCGCGGCCCGGAGGCCGAGGTGCTGCCCGTCGCCCGCGAGCTGGGCATCGGCGTCACCGCCTACGGCGTGCTCTCCCGCGGCCTGCTCGGCGGCCACTGGACGCCGCAGCGCGAGCTGGCCGGCACCGACTTCCGCGGCTTCAGCCCCCGCTTCCAGGGCGAGAACCTGACCCACAACCTCAGCCTGGTCGAGGCGCTGCGCGCGATCGCCGAGGCCAAGGGCGCCACCGTGGCCCAGGTGGCGATCGCCTGGGTCGCCGGGCGCGGCGAGGACATCGTGCCGCTGGTCGGCGCCCGCCGCCGGGAGCGGCTCAGTGAGGCGCTCGGCGCGCTCGACCTGCACCTCGACGCCGCCGACCTCGCGGCCATCGAGGCAGCCGTGCCCGCCGGTGCCGCCGCCGGTGAGAGGTACGCTGCCGCACAGATGGCCCACCTCGACAGCGAGCAGAGCGCGCACAGCGCGCCCCG
- a CDS encoding RICIN domain-containing protein — protein sequence MRTDPRTPSSRSSRTPRSRTPRSRTPRHRTPRPRGVAPVTLAVLALCLALLTSRAQAAPTPTAAATPTPTRAAAPASPRAAAPAAIAPTAVTVDGTSPGRTFDGVGAISGGGGNSRLLVDYPEPQRSQILDDLFTPGQGAALQILKVEIGGDTNSTDGAESSIEHTRGTIDCDNGYEWWLMEQAKARNPGIKLYALSWGAPGWIGNGNFWSQDMIDYLVSWLGCAKQHNLTIDYLGGWNERGYNAAWYENLHATLAAKGFGSTKVVGADDTWAIATAMRTDSALDNAVDIVGTHYPCGYMSAMTSCSSTPDALATGKQLWASENGSEDADTGAAPIARGLNRGYLDAKLTAFINWPLVAGIYPNLGFNTMGLVTANQPWSGAYAVGSSTWAIAQTTQFTAPGWQYLDTASGYLAGNRANGSYVSYASPDRGAWSTVFETMDATGPQDVTLQVAGGLPGGALHVWSTDLSSGAATAHLVPGPDLTPGADGSYRLTLQPGQIYTVTTTTGQGASTATSPQRGLLALPYQDSLAGTGTGQEARYFSTMNGAFETEPCAGGRPGNCLRQQAPTTPIRWTDETADQPYATMGDLSWTNYTVSTDALLEQSGTAELLGRVGTQGRNNNGLNAYNLRVGDNGAWTILKDGQGWTFTTLASGTVPALGLNTWHHLALSFQGSTITATLDGSTLATVTDSSYGAGQIALGTGGYYNAQFSNLSITPGSSTPLDGTYQLVNGNSGQLLDAANQGTADGTPVIQWPGNGGTNQQWRLTSTGDGYYTVTGVASGKALDVPNVSPMPGTQLDLWTPNGGTNQQWLVVPAGNGGYTLESRSDGDLADIDGASLLMGAQAIQWPPNGGANQSWQLVKVG from the coding sequence ATGCGAACCGACCCCCGAACTCCGAGTTCCCGAAGCTCCCGAACGCCCCGCTCCCGAACGCCCCGCTCCCGAACACCGCGCCACCGCACCCCCCGCCCCCGTGGCGTCGCCCCGGTCACCCTGGCCGTCCTCGCGCTCTGCCTGGCCCTGCTCACCAGCCGCGCCCAGGCCGCGCCCACCCCCACGGCCGCGGCCACCCCGACCCCCACCCGCGCCGCCGCCCCCGCGAGCCCCCGCGCCGCCGCCCCCGCCGCGATCGCCCCCACCGCCGTCACCGTCGACGGCACCTCACCCGGCCGCACCTTCGACGGCGTCGGCGCGATCAGCGGCGGCGGCGGCAACTCGCGCCTGCTGGTCGACTACCCCGAACCGCAGCGCAGCCAGATCCTCGACGACCTCTTCACCCCCGGCCAGGGCGCCGCGCTGCAGATCCTCAAGGTGGAGATCGGCGGCGACACCAACTCCACCGACGGCGCCGAGTCCTCCATCGAGCACACCCGGGGCACCATCGACTGCGACAACGGCTACGAGTGGTGGCTGATGGAGCAGGCCAAGGCCCGCAACCCGGGGATCAAGCTCTACGCCCTCTCCTGGGGCGCTCCCGGCTGGATCGGCAACGGCAACTTCTGGTCCCAGGACATGATCGACTACCTGGTCTCCTGGCTCGGCTGCGCCAAGCAGCACAACCTGACCATCGACTACCTCGGCGGCTGGAACGAGCGCGGCTACAACGCCGCCTGGTACGAGAACCTGCACGCCACCCTCGCCGCCAAGGGCTTCGGCTCCACCAAGGTGGTCGGCGCCGACGACACCTGGGCGATCGCCACCGCGATGCGCACCGACTCCGCGCTGGACAACGCCGTCGACATCGTCGGCACCCACTACCCCTGCGGCTACATGTCGGCGATGACCAGCTGCAGCAGCACGCCCGACGCGCTGGCCACCGGCAAGCAGCTGTGGGCCAGCGAGAACGGCTCCGAGGACGCCGACACCGGCGCCGCCCCGATCGCCCGCGGGCTCAACCGCGGCTACCTGGACGCCAAGCTGACCGCCTTCATCAACTGGCCGCTGGTCGCGGGCATCTACCCCAACCTCGGGTTCAACACGATGGGCCTGGTCACGGCCAACCAGCCGTGGTCCGGCGCCTACGCGGTCGGCAGCAGCACCTGGGCCATCGCGCAGACCACCCAGTTCACCGCCCCCGGCTGGCAGTACCTGGACACCGCCTCCGGCTACCTGGCCGGCAACCGGGCCAACGGCAGCTACGTCAGCTACGCCTCGCCCGACCGCGGCGCCTGGAGCACCGTCTTCGAGACGATGGACGCCACCGGCCCGCAGGACGTGACCCTCCAGGTCGCCGGCGGCCTGCCCGGCGGTGCGCTGCACGTCTGGTCCACCGACCTGTCCTCCGGCGCCGCTACCGCCCACCTGGTCCCGGGCCCGGACCTGACCCCCGGCGCCGACGGCAGCTACCGGCTGACCCTGCAGCCCGGCCAGATCTACACCGTGACCACCACCACCGGCCAGGGCGCCAGCACCGCCACCTCCCCGCAGCGCGGCCTGCTCGCGCTGCCCTACCAGGACAGCCTGGCCGGTACCGGCACCGGTCAGGAGGCCCGCTACTTCAGCACCATGAACGGCGCCTTCGAGACCGAGCCCTGCGCCGGCGGCCGCCCCGGGAACTGCCTGCGCCAGCAGGCCCCGACCACCCCGATCCGGTGGACCGACGAGACCGCCGACCAGCCGTACGCCACCATGGGCGACCTGAGCTGGACCAACTACACGGTCAGCACCGACGCGCTGCTCGAGCAGTCCGGCACCGCCGAACTGCTCGGCCGGGTCGGCACCCAGGGCCGCAACAACAACGGCCTGAACGCCTACAACCTGCGGGTCGGCGACAACGGCGCCTGGACGATCCTCAAGGACGGCCAGGGCTGGACCTTCACCACCCTCGCCTCCGGGACCGTCCCCGCACTGGGCCTGAACACCTGGCACCACCTGGCGCTGAGCTTCCAGGGCAGCACCATCACCGCGACGCTCGACGGCAGCACGCTGGCCACCGTCACCGACAGCAGCTACGGCGCCGGCCAGATCGCGCTGGGCACCGGCGGCTACTACAACGCCCAGTTCAGCAACCTGTCCATCACCCCGGGCAGCAGCACCCCGCTGGACGGCACCTACCAGCTGGTCAACGGCAACAGCGGCCAGCTGCTGGACGCCGCCAACCAGGGCACCGCCGACGGCACCCCGGTCATCCAGTGGCCGGGCAACGGCGGTACCAACCAGCAGTGGCGGCTGACCAGCACCGGCGACGGCTACTACACCGTCACCGGCGTGGCCAGCGGCAAGGCGCTCGACGTGCCGAACGTCAGCCCGATGCCCGGTACCCAGCTCGACCTCTGGACGCCGAACGGCGGGACCAACCAGCAGTGGCTGGTGGTCCCGGCGGGCAACGGCGGATACACGCTGGAGTCGCGCTCGGACGGCGATCTCGCCGACATCGACGGGGCGTCGCTGCTGATGGGCGCCCAGGCGATCCAGTGGCCGCCGAACGGCGGTGCCAACCAGAGCTGGCAGCTGGTCAAGGTCGGCTGA
- a CDS encoding GNAT family N-acetyltransferase, with product MTVTVRDNPSANRFEAQVDGVAAGFAEYIRTDSLVVYPHTVVDPAFEGQGVGGTLARTALDDARRRGLGVLATCPFIHGWMERHPDYQDLAYENRSSVRD from the coding sequence ATGACCGTGACCGTGCGTGACAACCCGTCGGCGAACCGCTTCGAGGCGCAGGTGGACGGCGTGGCGGCGGGCTTCGCCGAGTACATCCGCACCGACAGCCTGGTGGTCTACCCGCACACCGTGGTCGACCCGGCCTTCGAGGGGCAGGGGGTGGGCGGCACGCTGGCCCGGACGGCGCTGGACGACGCGCGCCGGCGCGGGCTGGGCGTGCTGGCGACCTGCCCGTTCATCCACGGCTGGATGGAGCGCCACCCCGACTACCAGGACCTCGCGTACGAGAACCGGAGCAGCGTCCGCGACTGA
- a CDS encoding M20 family metallopeptidase, whose translation MSPHTTTSTSLPTALPTADGPTPDGPAADPVSADPVSGTGPGVEDEALPTLPDTLVARARTLSGAVRRRCADLARIESPSGDAERLDALAEELSAGYRATGAEVRRERGAAGDHLLLNWRGQHEDLPHLLFVGHHDTVWPAGILADWPVTEHDGVLSGPGVLDMKGGLALLEGAFALLADLGLRPYHSVRVVVTSDEEVGSPDGRRVVERQLPGAAAVLGLEPPHEDGRLKTARRGVSRVRLTVTGHEAHAGSHPEDGTSAVDELVDQLVAVRDQLGHQPGTELNTGRIRGGTRANVVAGQAEAELGLRFATPEAQRSTLDSLAHLTALRPGALITTEVLSSRPAWPERSGGNALLHHVRSLAAALGQQLDGAPAGGAGDTNLAGARGLPTLDGLGAVGAGPHARDEHIELDQLAPRIALLAGLLAVPLPRLRPRSGAAPEAVRRRS comes from the coding sequence GTGAGCCCGCACACCACGACCTCGACGTCGCTGCCGACCGCCCTGCCGACCGCCGACGGGCCGACCCCCGACGGCCCCGCCGCCGACCCGGTGTCAGCCGACCCGGTCTCAGGCACCGGACCGGGTGTCGAGGACGAGGCGCTGCCCACCCTCCCGGACACCCTCGTCGCGCGGGCCCGCACGCTCTCCGGCGCCGTCCGCCGCCGCTGCGCGGACCTGGCCCGGATCGAGTCGCCGAGCGGTGACGCCGAGCGGCTCGACGCGCTGGCCGAGGAACTGTCGGCCGGCTACCGCGCCACCGGCGCCGAGGTGCGCCGGGAGCGGGGCGCGGCCGGCGACCATCTGCTGCTGAACTGGCGCGGCCAGCACGAGGACCTGCCGCACCTGCTCTTCGTCGGCCATCACGACACCGTCTGGCCCGCCGGCATCCTGGCGGACTGGCCGGTGACCGAGCACGACGGTGTGCTCAGCGGCCCTGGCGTGCTCGACATGAAGGGCGGCCTGGCCCTCCTCGAAGGCGCCTTCGCCCTCCTCGCCGACCTCGGCCTGCGCCCGTACCACTCGGTGCGCGTGGTGGTGACCTCGGACGAGGAGGTCGGCAGCCCGGACGGCCGCCGCGTGGTGGAGCGCCAGCTCCCCGGCGCCGCCGCCGTCCTGGGCCTGGAACCGCCGCACGAGGACGGCCGGTTGAAGACCGCCCGCCGAGGGGTCAGCCGGGTCAGGCTCACCGTCACCGGCCACGAGGCGCACGCCGGCAGCCACCCCGAGGACGGCACCTCGGCGGTGGACGAACTGGTCGACCAGCTGGTCGCGGTCCGCGACCAGCTGGGGCACCAGCCAGGCACCGAGCTGAACACCGGCCGGATCCGCGGCGGCACCCGGGCGAACGTGGTGGCCGGGCAGGCCGAGGCCGAACTGGGCCTGCGGTTCGCCACCCCGGAGGCGCAGCGCAGCACGCTGGACAGCCTGGCGCACCTGACCGCGCTGCGTCCGGGCGCGCTGATCACCACCGAGGTGCTCTCCAGCCGGCCGGCCTGGCCCGAGCGCTCCGGCGGCAACGCGCTGCTGCACCACGTGCGCTCGCTGGCCGCCGCGCTCGGCCAGCAGCTGGACGGCGCCCCGGCCGGCGGGGCGGGGGACACCAACCTGGCGGGCGCCCGCGGGCTGCCCACGCTGGACGGGCTGGGCGCGGTCGGCGCCGGTCCGCACGCGCGTGACGAGCACATCGAGCTGGACCAGCTGGCGCCGCGGATCGCGCTGCTGGCCGGGCTGCTCGCGGTGCCGCTGCCCCGGCTGCGCCCGCGCAGCGGCGCGGCACCGGAGGCGGTGCGACGGCGTTCCTGA
- the paaA gene encoding 1,2-phenylacetyl-CoA epoxidase subunit PaaA, whose protein sequence is MVAVQAAGAAEPGVPAEPAERFEAVIAAEQRIEPRDWMPDAYRATLIRQIAQHAHSEIIGMQPEGNWLTRAPSLRRKAILLAKAQDEAGHGLYLYAAAETLGVDRAELTEKLISGRQKYSSIFNYPTLNFADVGVIGWLVDGAAICNQVPLCRCSYGPYARAMVRVCKEESFHQRQGYELLMTLMRGTEGQQRMVRDAVDRWWWPSLMMFGPPDGDSPNTAQSMAWRIKRHTNDELRQRFVDMTVPQAQHLGVTLPDPELRWNEERGSWDFGEPDWSELMRVIKGQGPCNTQRIDRRRAAHEEGGWVREAAVAYAKKREESDV, encoded by the coding sequence ATGGTGGCAGTGCAAGCGGCCGGCGCCGCCGAGCCCGGAGTGCCCGCCGAGCCGGCCGAGCGCTTCGAGGCGGTGATCGCCGCCGAGCAGCGGATCGAGCCGCGCGACTGGATGCCGGACGCGTACCGGGCCACCCTGATCCGTCAGATCGCCCAGCACGCGCACTCCGAGATCATCGGCATGCAGCCCGAGGGCAACTGGCTGACCAGGGCCCCCTCGCTGCGCCGCAAGGCGATCCTGCTCGCCAAGGCCCAGGACGAGGCCGGCCACGGCCTCTACCTCTACGCGGCGGCCGAGACCCTCGGGGTGGACCGCGCGGAGCTGACCGAGAAGCTGATCAGCGGCCGGCAGAAGTACTCCTCGATCTTCAACTACCCGACGCTGAACTTCGCCGACGTCGGCGTGATCGGCTGGCTGGTGGACGGTGCGGCGATCTGCAACCAGGTCCCGCTCTGCCGCTGCAGCTACGGCCCGTACGCGCGGGCCATGGTGCGGGTCTGCAAGGAGGAGTCCTTCCACCAGCGGCAGGGCTACGAGCTGCTGATGACCCTGATGCGCGGCACCGAGGGCCAGCAGCGGATGGTCCGGGACGCGGTGGACCGCTGGTGGTGGCCGTCCCTGATGATGTTCGGCCCGCCGGACGGCGACTCGCCGAACACCGCGCAGTCGATGGCCTGGCGGATCAAGCGGCACACCAACGACGAGCTGCGACAGCGATTTGTCGACATGACGGTGCCCCAGGCGCAGCACCTCGGCGTCACCCTGCCCGACCCCGAGCTGCGCTGGAACGAGGAGCGCGGCAGCTGGGACTTCGGCGAGCCGGACTGGTCCGAGCTGATGCGGGTGATCAAGGGCCAGGGGCCGTGCAACACCCAGCGGATCGACCGCCGCCGGGCCGCCCACGAGGAGGGCGGCTGGGTCCGCGAGGCGGCCGTGGCCTATGCGAAGAAGCGTGAGGAGTCCGATGTCTGA
- the paaB gene encoding 1,2-phenylacetyl-CoA epoxidase subunit PaaB has product MSDQSWPLYEVFVRPRRGLNHVHVGSLHAPDDRMALLAARDLYTRRNEGVSLWVVRSSAITASAPDERDPFFAPSGDKVYRHPTFYDIPEDVPHI; this is encoded by the coding sequence ATGTCTGACCAGTCCTGGCCGCTCTACGAGGTCTTCGTCCGGCCGCGGCGTGGCCTGAACCACGTCCACGTCGGTTCGCTGCACGCCCCCGACGACCGGATGGCGCTGCTCGCCGCCCGTGACCTCTACACCCGCCGCAACGAGGGGGTCAGCCTCTGGGTGGTCCGCTCCTCGGCGATCACCGCCTCCGCGCCCGACGAGCGCGACCCGTTCTTCGCGCCCAGCGGCGACAAGGTCTACCGCCACCCCACCTTCTACGACATCCCCGAGGATGTCCCGCACATCTGA
- the paaC gene encoding 1,2-phenylacetyl-CoA epoxidase subunit PaaC, whose protein sequence is MTTDDHVYLTLAEGDHEAEARWAYGTGFADPLLGVDTTVPPDVDGADLSLYCQLLGDDALILAQRLIEWCTRAPELEEEVALANLGLDLLGQARLLLTRAGQADGSGRTEDDFAYWRAEHEFRNVRLVELANGDFAFSIARLLLFATARRALYQRLAGGPDPVLAAVAARGVKELAYHQEYASAWTLRLGDGTAYSAQRMQAGLDAAWPLLDELFTAHEVELRLGLDPAELREPVLAELAAVIAEATLAVPTVGPLARIGGRAGRDGVHTEALGPLLAELQSVAREHPGATW, encoded by the coding sequence ATGACCACCGATGACCACGTCTACCTGACGCTCGCCGAGGGCGATCACGAGGCCGAGGCCCGCTGGGCCTACGGCACCGGCTTCGCCGACCCGCTGCTCGGCGTCGACACCACCGTGCCGCCGGACGTCGACGGAGCCGACCTCTCGCTCTACTGCCAGCTGCTCGGCGACGACGCGCTGATCCTCGCCCAGCGGCTGATCGAGTGGTGCACCAGGGCACCCGAGCTGGAGGAGGAGGTGGCGCTGGCCAACCTCGGCCTCGACCTGCTCGGCCAGGCCCGCCTGCTGCTCACCCGGGCCGGGCAGGCGGACGGCAGCGGGCGCACCGAGGACGACTTCGCGTACTGGCGCGCCGAGCACGAGTTCCGCAACGTGCGCCTGGTCGAGCTGGCGAACGGCGACTTCGCGTTCTCGATCGCCCGGCTGCTGCTCTTCGCCACCGCCCGCCGCGCGCTCTACCAGCGGCTGGCCGGCGGTCCGGACCCGGTGCTCGCGGCGGTCGCCGCGCGTGGCGTCAAGGAGCTGGCCTACCACCAGGAGTACGCCAGCGCCTGGACGCTGCGGCTGGGCGACGGCACCGCGTACTCGGCGCAGCGGATGCAGGCCGGCCTCGACGCGGCCTGGCCGCTGCTCGACGAGCTGTTCACCGCGCACGAGGTGGAGCTGCGGCTCGGGCTCGACCCCGCCGAGCTGCGCGAGCCGGTGCTGGCCGAGCTGGCCGCCGTGATCGCCGAGGCCACCCTGGCGGTGCCCACCGTCGGGCCGCTGGCCCGGATCGGCGGCCGGGCCGGGCGCGACGGCGTGCACACCGAGGCGCTCGGGCCGCTGCTGGCCGAGCTGCAGAGCGTGGCCCGGGAGCACCCGGGGGCGACATGGTGA
- the paaD gene encoding 1,2-phenylacetyl-CoA epoxidase subunit PaaD: MVSTLADRDAARIAGAVPDPELPMLTLADLGVLAGVEQDGDAVTAWLTPTYSGCPAVAEMAADVELRLRAAGFTEVRVRLRLDPPWSTDLITAAGRAKLAAAGIAPPSPSSAGVLQLGRTRLAVDCPQCGSADTEELSRFGSTACKALWRCRACREPFERMKEI, encoded by the coding sequence ATGGTGAGCACCCTGGCCGACCGGGACGCCGCCCGGATCGCGGGCGCCGTGCCCGACCCCGAACTGCCCATGCTCACGCTGGCCGACCTCGGCGTGCTGGCCGGGGTCGAGCAGGACGGCGACGCGGTGACCGCCTGGCTCACCCCGACCTACTCCGGCTGCCCGGCGGTCGCCGAGATGGCCGCCGACGTGGAACTGCGGCTGCGCGCGGCCGGCTTCACCGAGGTCCGGGTGCGGCTGCGGCTCGACCCGCCGTGGAGCACCGACCTGATCACGGCGGCCGGCCGGGCCAAGCTCGCCGCCGCCGGGATCGCACCGCCGTCGCCGTCCTCGGCCGGGGTGCTGCAACTGGGGCGGACCCGGCTGGCCGTCGACTGCCCGCAGTGCGGCTCGGCCGACACCGAGGAGCTGTCCCGGTTCGGCTCCACCGCCTGCAAGGCGCTCTGGCGCTGCCGGGCCTGCCGCGAGCCGTTCGAACGCATGAAGGAGATCTGA